The window CGCGCTCTACGCGGCGACCCGGCGCGGATAAAATTCAGCTCAGCGCCGCGCCACCCGGCCGTCGCTGCCAAAGCGCATGACCCGCACCACGGGCCGACCTCGATAGGTTTCGATCCGATAGAGCACTGGATCGGCCGCCGGCGGCCGCGGAATGCCGATCGCAACGGGTATCGACGGCTCCTTCACCGGCGGCGGCTCACTGGTTTCCGGGAGCACGATCACGGTCTGCTGGCCGCCGGGCCAGCCATAGAAGCCGGGATAACCACCACGATAGATGCCAGCATGGTGGCGATGGGCGTGGCCGGGCCGCGCGATCGGCCGCATCGGCGCAAACCGTGGAGCGGGACCGGACACACCGGACGCGACGAATCCCGGCGCCGCAGTGGCCGGGAAAGCGGCAAGACACAGTCCGGCGAACAGCACCGTGAGCGGCAGGCCAGCATCGCGTTTCATGACCGACTCCTCCTGCATCCCTTCGCGGCTGAGCGCTGCGACATGGTTAGCGAGAAGTTAATCCCATGGCTCGCCTATGGCGAGTCATGGGGCCGCACCAGCCCGGCCGAACGCTCAATCCTTCGTCTTACGCCTTTCGGTGCAAGACCAAGTGCTCGGTTGAAGATTGCCGGGGTCGGCCGCATTCGTAACCCATCAAACTTGGCTTTTCAAAGGCCTTTGCCCTGAGTCGGCTCTTTGCCGGCTCCAAGCGAAGAACCGCCGAAAAGGCGGCGTGAGGGTGCAGCAGATGGTCTGTGGCGCCCGGGGGAACGAAAAAACGGGAGCGCTTCATGAGTATGGCACACGCATCTGGGGCGGCTCAGCCGCGTCCGATGACCAGAGAGGAAAAGAAGGTCATTCTGGCCTCCTCGCTGGGCACGGTCTTCGAATGGTACGATTTCTACCTTTACGGCTCGCTCGCCGTGATGATCGGCGCGCATTTCTTCTCGGCCTTCGACGCCAATACCCGCGCCATCTTCGCTCTGCTCGCCTTCGCTGCCGGCTTCCTCGTCCGCCCGTTCGGCGCGCTGTTCTTCGGCCGCCTCGGTGACCTGATCGGCCGCAAATACACCTTCCTCGTCACCATCCTGATCATGGGCGCCTCGACCTTCCTGGTCGGCCTGCTGCCGAGCTACAACAGCATCGGCTGGATCGCGCCGGTGATCCTGATCGCGCTGCGCATGCTGCAGGGCCTGGCGCTCGGCGGCGAATATGGCGGCGCGGCGGTCTATGTCGCCGAGCATGCTCCTCCGGGACGGCGCGGCTTCTACACCTCCTTCATCCAGACCACGGCGACGCTCGGCCTGCTGCTGTCGCTGATCGTCATCCTCGGCATCCGCACCACCATGGGTGAAGCCGAGTTCGCCGCCTGGGGCTGGCGCATTCCGTTCCTGGCCTCGATCGTCCTGCTCGGAATCTCGGTCTACATCCGGCTCCAGATGCAGGAATCGCCGGCCTTCCAGAAGATGAAGGAAGAAGGCACCGGCTCGAAGGCGCCGCTGTCGGAAGCCTTCGGCCAGTGGAAGAACGCCAAGATCGCGCTGCTCGCGCTCTTCGGTCTCACCGCCGGCCAGGCCGTCGTCTGGTACACCGGCCAGTTTTACGCCCTGTTCTTCATCCAGAGCATCCTCAAGGTCGATCTCTACACGGCCAACGTGCTGATCGCCTGGTCGCTCATCCTCGGCACGGGTGGCTTCATCGTCTTCGGATCGCTGTCCGACAGGATCGGCCGCAAGCCGATCATCCTGGCCGGCTGCCTGATCGCGGCGCTGACCTATTTCCCGCTGTTCGGCGCTCTCACCAAGGCGGCCAATCCCGGCCTCGCCGCGGCCCATGAGAACGTCAAGGTCCAGGTCGTCGCCGACCCCGCCACCTGCGGCTCGGTCTTCGATCCGGTCGGCGTGCGCACCTTCACCCAGCCTTGCGACATCGCCCGTCGCACGCTGGCCGCGCAGGCGATCCAGTACACCCAGGCCCCGGCTCCCGCCGGAACGCCTGCCAAGGTCACGGTCAACGGCAAGGACGTCGCGATCGACGCCACCTTCGCCGCCAATATCGGCAAGGAAGCGGTCGCGGCCGGCTATCCGGCGCCAGGCGATGCCCGCATCGTCAAGACCGGCTTCCTCAATGCATTGTTCGGCGCCCAGTCGCTGACGATCATCGCGATCCTGACTGTGCTCGTGATCTACGTGACCATGGTCTACGGCCCGATCGCGGCCGCGCTGGTCGAACTGTTCCCGACCCGCATCCGCTACACCGGCATGTCGCTGCCCTACCATATCGGTAACGGCTGGTTCGGCGGCCTGCTGCCCGCGACCTCGTTCGCGATGGTGGCCGGCACCGGCGACATCTTCTACGGCCTCTGGTACCCGATCGTGATCGCGATGATGACCTTCGTCATCGGCATGCTCTTCGTGCCCGAGACCAAGGATCGCGACATCCTCACCCACGACGGCGGCTGATCGTTCAGACCAGATCGAATCGCCGATCCTACGAGCCCCGCCCGAAAGGGCGGGGCTTTTCTGTTGGTAAAAGGCGTGGCCGCGCATCGGCACAAGCTGACATTAACCCGTTTGGGTCAAACAGGCTAACATGTCGGACGAGCTGGGAGGCTTGATCATGCCTGGAACCAGACGCAGGCATCGCTGACGACGACCGCGATGGACCTTGCAACCCTCTGGTACCTGACGCTCGGAACGCTGCTTGTTGCGGCCGCCATGACGCTTTGGGAGCGGGCAGCCCAGGTGCAGCGATCCCGGGAGCTCGGCATCTGGGCCACGGCCTACGGCGTTTTCGCGTTGGGCTGCATCGTCGCCATGAATCGGACGCTGCTTCCGGGCGTCGCCGGCCCCGCCCTCACCAATGTCGTCATGGTGTTCGGCTACACACTGGTCCTGCAGGGAACTTTGGCTCTGGACGGCAAGACGTTGCGCCCAGCACTCGTCGCGGGTTTCCTCGCCGCCATTGGTGCCGCCTGGTTCGTCGCGGGCACCGGCCTGGGCAGCGCCTTCTGGAATTATGTGAGCGCGCTTCCGATCGCGATCGTCTGCGCCCTGACCGCCCTTGCCCTGTTTCGCAGCCGCACTGCCAGCGGGCTGCGCTCCCGCCCGATCGCGATCGCCGTCTTCGTCTGTCACAGCATTTTCTACAGCGCCCGGACATTCGTGGTACCGGTCATCACGTCATTGTACGGCGACGACGTGCCGCCCATCGTCGCCAAGATGACGATGTACGAGGCCGTGCTGTTCACGGTGGCAATGTCGATGTCCCTGATCGCCCTGGTGCGCGAGGAGGATCGAGCGCGGCTCCTGGCGAGCGCGCGCACCGACTTCCTGACCGGCCTCCATAATCGCCAAGGCTTCTTCGAGCTTGGCTCCGAGCGTCTGAATCGCAAGGGCGAGGAGATCTCGTACGCGCTGCTCGCCTTCGATCTCGATCACTTCAAGGCTATCAACGACACTTACGGGCACGACGCGGGAGACAGCGTCCTGAAACTCTTCGCGAGCATCGCCCGCGAGGCCGCTGGTCCCGCCGCCATGAGCGCACGGCTCGGCGGCGAGGAGTTCGCGATCCTGCTGCCAGGCTTGGGCGCAGAGGAAGCCCGCACGGTCGGCGAAGGCATAGCCCGGCACTTTGCAGAAGCCGCGGCACATAGCGACGGCCTCGCTATTGCAGCCACGGTCAGCGTCGGCCTTGCTACGGCCCGTGCTGGCGAGACCGATCTGGCGGAGCTCCTCGCGGCAGCCGATCGCGCCCTCTACAAGGCGAAGCTGCTCGGGCGCAACCGTATAGAGATCGCGGAACCGATCAGGATCGCCTCGGCGGCCTGAGCCCAGCTGCCTTTTCTCTCATAGCTTCCGCCCGCGCCCCCTTGGCGGTGAGCCTCACACCGGCAGCACGGTGACCGGCGTTCCCAGCGCGACGCGGGCGTAGAGGTGGATGATGTCCTGGTTGATCATCCGGATACAGCCCGAGGAGACGTTGGTGCCGACCGTGTAGGGCTCGGTCGTGCCGTGGATGCGGTAGCCGAGATCGCGGCCCTCGCCGAAGAGATAGAGGGTGCGGGCGCCGAGCGGACTCTTCGGCCCGCCGCGCACGCCGGGGCCGCGCGGCGTCGGCTCAAGCTGGGCCCTGATCTGCGGATCGCGCTCGATCATTTCCTGCGGCGGCACCCAGTCGGGCCAGTCGCGCTTCATGTTGATCTTCGCCACCCCCGTCCAACCGAAGCCCTCGCGACCGACGCCGACGCCATAGCGGGTCGCGACCCCCTGCGCTTCGACGAAATAGAGGTGATAGGAACCGGGATCGACGACGATGGAGCCCGGCGGCTCGGCGCCGCGGAACTCGACCGTCTGGCGCAGATAGCGCGGCTCGATGCTCTGATAATCGATCGGAGGGACCGGAAAGCGCTCGCCCGGATACTCGATGTAGACCTGCGCATAGTTCGGACGCGCCAGGGTGCGGGTCAGGCTGCGCCCGCTCGGCGCAGCGATGTCCGGCAGCGCCACTATGCTTCCGCTGCCGCAGCCGGCGAGGCCTGGAGCGAGGAGCGAGAGGGAGGATATGGTAAAGGAACGGCGGCTCAGCATGGGCACATCTCAGGCAAGGCTTTTGCAAAAGCATCGACTTAGATGGTTACGGGCAGATGAATGCCGCCATGCCTGATAAGCTCGCCCTCCCCCTCAGAAGCGCATCTCGACCCTGCCCTTGAGGGCGTGATCGCGCGAGCGTTCGCCGATGGCGGCGGAGTAGGTCAGGCCGAGCGCGGTCGCCTGCGAGATGCGCCAGTCGAGCCCGGCTTCGGCGACGAGCGCCTCGCGATCGATTTGAGCCGCGAACACGCGGGCCGGGGTGGTGCCGAGGGCGAAGGCGGTCTTTGCCTGCGGGGTGAGCTCGCCAAAGCCGTGGCGCCAGCCGAGCATGGCGCGGGCGAAGAGCGGCATCGTCCCGAGCTGCGCCTCGGCGCGCAGGCCGAGCGTGGTGAAGCCGAGGGTCTGGTCGCTGGAGAGGACGCGCAGCGCCGCGGCGCCGCCCTGCTCGGTGCCGGCGTCGGTGCTGACCCGGATCAAGGCGAGCTGGGCGAAGGGTTCGAGCGCGAAACCATTGAAGGCGAAGCCATAGCCGAGTTCGGCAAAACCTTGCGCCACCGCGCCCGGGCGCTGCAGCCGCAGGCTGTCGCCGAAGCCACGGATCTGAACCTGGCGGCGGATGTCGCTCTCGCTCCAGCTATAGGCCAGGCCCGCATCCAGACGCAGATTGCCGAAGCGGGCGCCGGCATAGAGCGCGGCATGGCCGCTCTCGAGCTTGCCGGTGGAGAAGCGGGCATCGAGGTCGAAGCGCGACTGGCTGTAGCCACCGGCGACGCCGACCCTGAGCGACGAGCCGGGAGTGTCGTAGAGCATCACATCGGCGCCGAGCAGCGCCCCACCGCTGCGGCGGGACAGGCTCGCGGCATTGCCGTCGGCGTCGCTGTTGCCGGCGCTGCCAAAGGCCTCGCCCCAGAGGGCATAGCGCGGCTGCGGGACCGGAGCGGCCATCAGCACCGCGCCCTTGCGGCCGGGCAGGTCGGCGCTGAAGGCGGCCGCGACCTGGCCGCCCTGTTGCGTCAGCAGCGGCCCGCGCAGGCGGCTGAGGATGGTGTCGCGCACCAGCCGGCTCTCGTCGATCATGACGCTGACGGCCTGCGCATGCGCTTCGCCCGAGAGCAGATCAAAGCCGGCGCGGGCCTCGGCCACCGTGCTAGAGAGCAGCGCGTCGTAGACCGGATTGCCGACGCCGAGCCGCTCGGCCGCCACTGCGATGAAGCCCTGGTTGCGGGTTGCCGCGACATAGGGGCGCTGCGACCCGCCTGAGGTTCCGCCGCCGCCCGAGCTCCCACCATCGGACGTGCCGCCACCACCGGTGTTCGTGTCGCCGCCGCCGCTCGTGCCACCGCTGCCACCACCGGAACTGCCGCCATCGCCCGGGCCGAAGCCGGTATCGTTGCGCGTCATGGTCAGGGTGACGTTGCGGCTGTCATAGCCCAGCGACGGCGTCAGGAAGGCGAGGTTCGAGGTGACTGTGCTGAACCGGCCGCTGACCCCGCCCGTGGCGGTCAGGATAGTGTAGCTCGTCGCCGCCGCATAGTTGCCGGCGTCGGCCAGGACCTGGACCGTGCCGCCGGACAGCGTCGCGATCCCCGTCGCCACGATCCGGTCGCTCTGGCCAGCGGCGTTGATCTCGACCTGATAGGTCGAGCCCGTCGCGAAGGCGACATTGCCGGAGACGGTCAGCGTGCCGATCGAGTTGCCCGGAGCGACGGTGCCGCCGCTCGCGACGCTCACCCCGCCGATCGTGCCCGAGCCGCCGAGCGAGCCGCCGTCGAGTGTGACGCTGCTCGCCAGCGAGCCGTTCACGACGAGCTTGCCGCCCGAGACCTTGGTCGCGCCATTATAGGTGTTCGCACCGGTCAGGGTCAGCGTGCCGGTGCCGGTCTTGGTGACCCCGCCCGTGCCGGTGATCGATCCCGAGAAGCTGGTCGAGCTGTTGTCGGAGCCGGCCGTCAACGTGCCGCTGCCCAGCGTGACCGTGCCGGCGCCGGCGAGCGAGCCGATGCTCTGATTGAAGCCGGCGAGGTCGAGCCGCGCGCCGCTCGCCACCGTGAACGCCGAGCTCGACGAGAACGCCCCGGCGACGCCGGCCCGCAAGGTGCCGCCCGAGACCGTGGTCGCGCCGGAATAGCTGCTGCTGCCCTTGAACACGAGCGTGCCGGCGCCGGCCTTCGAGAACGCGCCCGTGCCGGCAAGCGACTGGTTCAGGCTGAACGTATTGCCGGCCTCGACGATATCGAAGCCGCCGCCATTGCTGCCGAAGACGATCGCGCGTGTCAGCTCGTTCAGCGTCGTGCCGGTCACCTGCAGCACGCCGCCATCCAGCGTCAGCGCGCCCGAAGTATTGCCGAGATTGCTCTCCTTCGAGATACTGATCGCGCCGCCCGCGATCGTGGTGCCGCCGCTATAGGTGTTCTCCTCGGTCAGCGTCAGCGTGCCAGTGCCGACCTTCCTGATGCTGCCGGCGTCGTAGATCATGCCGCTGAAGGTGGTCGAGGCGTTGGTCGCGCCCGTCTCCAGGGTTGAGAGGAGCCCGATCCGGAGCTGGCCGGCACCGGCGATCGAACCGGCCGTGACCGTGCCGAGGGCATCGTTGACATCGAGCAGCGCGCCGGCCGCGACCGTGTAGTCGGACGCCACCGACATGGCGTTGGAACCGGAGATCCAAAGCTTGCCGGCTTCGATTCTGGTCGCACCCGAATAGGTGTTCGTTCCGGTCAGCGTCAGCGTGCCGGTGCCGGTTTTCGTCAGTGCGCCCGTGCCAGAGACGGTCCAGCCGAGAAGGAACGATTGTGAGGCTGCAACCTCGATCGTGCCGCCGCTGCCCGACAGCACGACCGCGCGCCCGGTGGCGAAGCCCTGGGTGACCAGCAAGGTGCCGCCCGCCAGCGTCAACGCGCCGCCGCCTGCGCCGAGATTGAGGTCGGACGAGATCGAGAGCTTGCCGCCCGAAATGATCGTCCCGCCGGTGTAGGTGTTCGTGCCGGTCAGCGTCAGCGTCCCGGCGCCCTGCTTGGTCAGGCCGCCCCTGCCGTCGAAACTAGTCGAGACGCCGATATCGTAGCCGTTGCTGTCGAAGACGGCGCCGTTCGCGCCGAGCGTCAGCGCGGTGAAACCGAAGAGATAGTCGGATTGATTGGCAGTGGCGCGCAGGGTGCCGCCGTCGAGATTGAGCGTCGCCGTTCCGGCGCCCTTGATCACCTGGCCGGTCTCGAGCACGCCGCGGCCGTTCACGGCGTTGCCGAGCAAGTTGAGCGTGCCGCTGGAGCCTGAGTGGGTTGCCAGCGTCGTCGTCAGCGCGCTGACCTTGCCGCCATTCTCGACCGTCAGCGTACCGGTGCCGGAAAAGCCGACATGGAGCACGTCGGCATTGCTCCAGCGCGAGCCGGCGCCAGTCACCGTCACCGTGCCGGTGCCCCCGGTGTTTGTGCCGACAAAGAGCATGGTGCCCGTGACCGTGCCGCCATCCGCGATCGTCAGCGTACCGGTGCCGGAGGTGCCGACATGGAGCTCGGCGTTGTTGGTCCAGGTCGAGCCGGCACCGGTCACCGTCGCAGTGCCCGTGCTGCCGGAGTTGGAGCCGATCACACCGTCGGTGCTGGTGACATTGCCGCCATTCTCGACCGTCAGCGTACCGGTGCCGGAAACGCCGACATGGAGCTGGCCGCTGTTGCTCCAGGTCGAGCCGGCGCCGTTCACCGTCACCGTGCCGCTGCCAGAATTGGCGCCGATAAGGCCAAGGGTATTCGAGACCTTGCCGCCAGCCTCGATCGTCAGCGTGCCGGTGCCGTTAAAGCCAACTCGGAGCACGCCGCTATTGGTCCAGGTCGAGCCGGCGCCAGTCACCGTCACCGTGCCGGTGCTGCCAGAAGACTGGCCGACATAGCCGCCGGTGTTCAGAACCTTGCCGCCGGCTGCGATGGTCAGCGTCCCACTGCCTGCGAAACCGACATTGAGGTCGCTGAAATTGGTCCAGATCGAGCCGGCGCCCGTCACCGTCACCGTGCCGCTGCTGCCAGCGTTCGCGCCGAGATAGCCAGTGGTGTTCAAGACCGTGGCGCCAGCCTCGATCGTCAGAGTCCCGGTGCCGGCACGGCCGACACGAAGCACGCTGTTATTGGTCCAGGTCGAGCCGGCGCCGCTCACCGTCACCGTGCCGGTGGAGCCGGCGTTGTAGCCGACATGACCAGTGACGCTCGAGACCGTGCCGCCATTCGAGACGGTCAGCGTGCCGGTGCCTGAATTGCCGACGGTCAGCTCGCCGCTATTGGTCCAGGTCGAGCCGGCGCCCGTCACTGTCACCGTGCCGGTGCCGGACTGGGTTCTGCCGAGATTGCCATTGGTGGTCGATACCGTGCCGCCATTCGAGACGGTCACCGTGCCGGTGCCGCCAGAGCCGACAGTGAAGTCGGCGCTCGTGCTCAAGGTCGAGCCCGCGCCGGTCACTATCACCGTGCCGGTGCCGCCGTTACCGACATAGAGCAGGGAGGCAGAGACCGCGCCGCCGTTCTCGACATTCAGCGTGCCGGTTCCCGCGTTGCCGACGACGAGATCGCCGCTCCAGTTCGAACCGACGCCAGTCACCGTCACCGTGCCGGTGCCACCGGCGTTTGTACCGACATAGAGCATGCTGCTCGAGACCGAGCCGCCGTTCTCGATGGTCAGCGTGCCGGTGCCCAGATAGCCGACAAAAAGATCACCGGTATTGGTCCAGGTCGAGCCGGCGCCGCTCACCGTCACCGCGCCGGTGCTGCCGGAATTGTAGCCGACATAGCCAACGGTGTTCGAGACCGTGCCGCCAGCCTCGATCGTCAGCGTGCCGGTGCCTGAGTTGCCGACGGTCAGCTCGCCGCTATTGGTCCAGGTCGAGCCGGAGCCGGTCACTGTCACCGTGCCGCTGCCGCCAGCCAACTCGCCGATCACGCCTGCACGGTTGGAAACCGTGCCGCCATTCGCGACGGTCAAACTTCCGGTGCCCTGCCGGCCCACGAAAAGATCACGGGACAGGGTCCAGCTCGAGCCGGTACCGGTCACCGTCACGCTGCCGCTGCCGCCGGCGCTGAAGCCGATCGTGCCCGATCGACTGGAGAATGCGCCGCTGGAGACTGCGCCGCCATTCTCGATGATCAGGCTGCCGGTGCCCGCATCGCCTATGATGACGGCAGAGGACATGGTCCAGCGCGAGCCCGTGCCGGTCACCGTCACCGTGCCGTTGCCGTCGGTACTCGTGCCGATCCCGCCGTCGGCGCTCTCGACGATGCCACCATTTTCGACCCGCAGCGTGCCGGTGCCGCCGGTGCCGACCCTGAGGTTGCTGACACCGGTCCAGCGCGAGCCCGCGCCGGTCACCGTCGCCGTGCCATTGCTGCCGATGCCACCACCGATAACGCCGACGCTGCCCCCGCCACCGGAGACCGTGGCGCCATCCGCGATGGTCAATGAGCCGGTGCCTGCATTCCCGACATAGATGTAGAACGCGGCCAGGCTGGTGCCAGCGCCGGTCACCGTCACCGTGCCGGTACTGCCGGCACGATAACCGATTTCAAGGACGCCCGTCGAGACGGCGCCCTCATTCTCGATCGTCAACGTGCCTGTGCCGCGATGTCCGAGATAGATATTGCCTGGATGGTTGTTCCAGGTCGAGCCGGCGCCGGTCACCGTCAACGCGCCGCTGCTGCCCGCCTGGTTGCCGATATAGCCGTCCCGGATATTGGAAACGGCGCCGCCGGCCGCGATGGTCAGGGTGCCGGTGGCGGTGTCGCCGATCGTGAGATCGACCCCGCCCAGATCCCAGTTGGTGAGCGGCGGCGCCGGGATGGCGGGAGACAGCTCGCCGGTGCCGGTGACCGACTGGGCGCGCGCCAGCGGCGCGGCTGCGAGCAAAGCTATGCCAGCCGCGACCGCGCCAGCGACTCGCGAAATCGCAAACGGCAGCCGAGCTAACGGCGACGCAAAGGCCTGCGCAATCTGCGCAGGTTTCGAATTGTCTGATCCTGGCACTATGGGTCCCCGCCCAGCGCAACACGCTACGCGGTCTTGCGCGGGCGGCAATGAACAGCCATTCACATGCGAGTAAACAGGAACTGTGTGATAAAAATACCGTGACCATCGACGCGCTTGCCAGGTCGACCCCGCTTCGTCTGTAGCCCGCTGATCTTGCCCTCGCCGCAGCGGCCTGATACCGCAGCGCAAGGGCCGGCGTAGCACAGCGGTAGTGCAGCGGTTTTGTAAACCGAAGGTCGGGAGTTCGATCCTCTCCGCCGGCACCATCCTGATCCCTGTGGCCTGTCGCTTGCTGAGGCATGCCGCCGCGACGGAGACGATCGGAGCCTGCCGAGCGATGACTTCTGCTGACCAGCGCGACCAACTTCTCGCCCTCGCGCAACGTTGCGAGCGCACCGGCCGCCCCGACCGCAATCTCGACGCCGACATCTACGAGGCGCTCGGCTTCACCGTACGCCGCAAGCCGACCACCTTGCTCGCCCCGCGCACGCCGCCCGGCGGCATCTACCAGCAGGGCTCGCTCTGGAAGGCGATCGGCAAGATCAGCGCCGAGATCGACGTCGCGGTCAACGTCATCCGTGAGAAGGCGCCGGACTGGAACTGGAGCCTGCAATCGG is drawn from Bosea sp. Tri-49 and contains these coding sequences:
- a CDS encoding MFS transporter, with amino-acid sequence MTREEKKVILASSLGTVFEWYDFYLYGSLAVMIGAHFFSAFDANTRAIFALLAFAAGFLVRPFGALFFGRLGDLIGRKYTFLVTILIMGASTFLVGLLPSYNSIGWIAPVILIALRMLQGLALGGEYGGAAVYVAEHAPPGRRGFYTSFIQTTATLGLLLSLIVILGIRTTMGEAEFAAWGWRIPFLASIVLLGISVYIRLQMQESPAFQKMKEEGTGSKAPLSEAFGQWKNAKIALLALFGLTAGQAVVWYTGQFYALFFIQSILKVDLYTANVLIAWSLILGTGGFIVFGSLSDRIGRKPIILAGCLIAALTYFPLFGALTKAANPGLAAAHENVKVQVVADPATCGSVFDPVGVRTFTQPCDIARRTLAAQAIQYTQAPAPAGTPAKVTVNGKDVAIDATFAANIGKEAVAAGYPAPGDARIVKTGFLNALFGAQSLTIIAILTVLVIYVTMVYGPIAAALVELFPTRIRYTGMSLPYHIGNGWFGGLLPATSFAMVAGTGDIFYGLWYPIVIAMMTFVIGMLFVPETKDRDILTHDGG
- a CDS encoding GGDEF domain-containing protein; protein product: MDLATLWYLTLGTLLVAAAMTLWERAAQVQRSRELGIWATAYGVFALGCIVAMNRTLLPGVAGPALTNVVMVFGYTLVLQGTLALDGKTLRPALVAGFLAAIGAAWFVAGTGLGSAFWNYVSALPIAIVCALTALALFRSRTASGLRSRPIAIAVFVCHSIFYSARTFVVPVITSLYGDDVPPIVAKMTMYEAVLFTVAMSMSLIALVREEDRARLLASARTDFLTGLHNRQGFFELGSERLNRKGEEISYALLAFDLDHFKAINDTYGHDAGDSVLKLFASIAREAAGPAAMSARLGGEEFAILLPGLGAEEARTVGEGIARHFAEAAAHSDGLAIAATVSVGLATARAGETDLAELLAAADRALYKAKLLGRNRIEIAEPIRIASAA
- a CDS encoding L,D-transpeptidase, with translation MLSRRSFTISSLSLLAPGLAGCGSGSIVALPDIAAPSGRSLTRTLARPNYAQVYIEYPGERFPVPPIDYQSIEPRYLRQTVEFRGAEPPGSIVVDPGSYHLYFVEAQGVATRYGVGVGREGFGWTGVAKINMKRDWPDWVPPQEMIERDPQIRAQLEPTPRGPGVRGGPKSPLGARTLYLFGEGRDLGYRIHGTTEPYTVGTNVSSGCIRMINQDIIHLYARVALGTPVTVLPV
- a CDS encoding autotransporter-associated beta strand repeat-containing protein, translating into MLAAAPLARAQSVTGTGELSPAIPAPPLTNWDLGGVDLTIGDTATGTLTIAAGGAVSNIRDGYIGNQAGSSGALTVTGAGSTWNNHPGNIYLGHRGTGTLTIENEGAVSTGVLEIGYRAGSTGTVTVTGAGTSLAAFYIYVGNAGTGSLTIADGATVSGGGGSVGVIGGGIGSNGTATVTGAGSRWTGVSNLRVGTGGTGTLRVENGGIVESADGGIGTSTDGNGTVTVTGTGSRWTMSSAVIIGDAGTGSLIIENGGAVSSGAFSSRSGTIGFSAGGSGSVTVTGTGSSWTLSRDLFVGRQGTGSLTVANGGTVSNRAGVIGELAGGSGTVTVTGSGSTWTNSGELTVGNSGTGTLTIEAGGTVSNTVGYVGYNSGSTGAVTVSGAGSTWTNTGDLFVGYLGTGTLTIENGGSVSSSMLYVGTNAGGTGTVTVTGVGSNWSGDLVVGNAGTGTLNVENGGAVSASLLYVGNGGTGTVIVTGAGSTLSTSADFTVGSGGTGTVTVSNGGTVSTTNGNLGRTQSGTGTVTVTGAGSTWTNSGELTVGNSGTGTLTVSNGGTVSSVTGHVGYNAGSTGTVTVSGAGSTWTNNSVLRVGRAGTGTLTIEAGATVLNTTGYLGANAGSSGTVTVTGAGSIWTNFSDLNVGFAGSGTLTIAAGGKVLNTGGYVGQSSGSTGTVTVTGAGSTWTNSGVLRVGFNGTGTLTIEAGGKVSNTLGLIGANSGSGTVTVNGAGSTWSNSGQLHVGVSGTGTLTVENGGNVTSTDGVIGSNSGSTGTATVTGAGSTWTNNAELHVGTSGTGTLTIADGGTVTGTMLFVGTNTGGTGTVTVTGAGSRWSNADVLHVGFSGTGTLTVENGGKVSALTTTLATHSGSSGTLNLLGNAVNGRGVLETGQVIKGAGTATLNLDGGTLRATANQSDYLFGFTALTLGANGAVFDSNGYDIGVSTSFDGRGGLTKQGAGTLTLTGTNTYTGGTIISGGKLSISSDLNLGAGGGALTLAGGTLLVTQGFATGRAVVLSGSGGTIEVAASQSFLLGWTVSGTGALTKTGTGTLTLTGTNTYSGATRIEAGKLWISGSNAMSVASDYTVAAGALLDVNDALGTVTAGSIAGAGQLRIGLLSTLETGATNASTTFSGMIYDAGSIRKVGTGTLTLTEENTYSGGTTIAGGAISISKESNLGNTSGALTLDGGVLQVTGTTLNELTRAIVFGSNGGGFDIVEAGNTFSLNQSLAGTGAFSKAGAGTLVFKGSSSYSGATTVSGGTLRAGVAGAFSSSSAFTVASGARLDLAGFNQSIGSLAGAGTVTLGSGTLTAGSDNSSTSFSGSITGTGGVTKTGTGTLTLTGANTYNGATKVSGGKLVVNGSLASSVTLDGGSLGGSGTIGGVSVASGGTVAPGNSIGTLTVSGNVAFATGSTYQVEINAAGQSDRIVATGIATLSGGTVQVLADAGNYAAATSYTILTATGGVSGRFSTVTSNLAFLTPSLGYDSRNVTLTMTRNDTGFGPGDGGSSGGGSGGTSGGGDTNTGGGGTSDGGSSGGGGTSGGSQRPYVAATRNQGFIAVAAERLGVGNPVYDALLSSTVAEARAGFDLLSGEAHAQAVSVMIDESRLVRDTILSRLRGPLLTQQGGQVAAAFSADLPGRKGAVLMAAPVPQPRYALWGEAFGSAGNSDADGNAASLSRRSGGALLGADVMLYDTPGSSLRVGVAGGYSQSRFDLDARFSTGKLESGHAALYAGARFGNLRLDAGLAYSWSESDIRRQVQIRGFGDSLRLQRPGAVAQGFAELGYGFAFNGFALEPFAQLALIRVSTDAGTEQGGAAALRVLSSDQTLGFTTLGLRAEAQLGTMPLFARAMLGWRHGFGELTPQAKTAFALGTTPARVFAAQIDREALVAEAGLDWRISQATALGLTYSAAIGERSRDHALKGRVEMRF